From Tripterygium wilfordii isolate XIE 37 chromosome 16, ASM1340144v1, whole genome shotgun sequence, one genomic window encodes:
- the LOC119981224 gene encoding 60S ribosomal protein L36-2-like: protein MAPKQPNTGLFVGLNKGHVVTKKELAPLPSDRKGKTSKRVHFVRSLIREVAGFAPYEKRITELLKVGKDKRALKVAKRKLGTHKRAKKKREEMSNVLRKMRAAGGGEKKK from the exons ATGGCTCCAAAACAGCCTAATACTGGTCTCTTTGTTGGGTTGAACAAAGGCCATGTTGTGACAAAGAAAGAATTGGCTCCACTTCCTTCAGATCGCAAAGGA AAAACCAGCAAGAGGGTCCACTTTGTGAGAAGCTTAATCCGTGAAGTTGCTGGTTTTGCACCATATGAGAAGAGAATAACTGAACTCTTGAAGGTTGGCAAGGACAAGCGTGCCTTGAAGGTAGCCAAAAGAAAGCTGGGCACACACAAGAgggcaaaaaagaagagagaagagatgTCCAATGTTCTCCGCAAGATGAG AGCTGCTGGAGGAGGTGAGAAGAAGAAGTAA